A region of Lycium barbarum isolate Lr01 chromosome 3, ASM1917538v2, whole genome shotgun sequence DNA encodes the following proteins:
- the LOC132634225 gene encoding (+)-cis,trans-nepetalactol synthase NEPS1-like — MQKLKDKVAIVTGGASGIGEATARLFAQHGARAVVIGDIQEERGRAVAESIPLQICTFVQCDVSDENQVKAMVDWTVHKYGQLDIMFSNAGTVGNSGQKIIDLDLSEFDRVMRVNARGMAACVKHAARAMVEKRVRGSIICTGSIAASRGGPWRTDYIMSKHAVLGLMRSASRQLGEYGIRVNSISPSAVMTPLMTKAEPETSMKILKMYGPLTSLKGITLNVKHLADAALFLASDDSAFVSGHDLLVDGGLISLPDPKSSL, encoded by the coding sequence ATGCAGAAGCTGAAAGACAAAGTGGCCATAGTAACGGGTGGTGCCAGTGGCATAGGGGAAGCAACAGCACGCCTCTTTGCCCAACACGGGGCACGCGCTGTCGTCATCGGCGACATCCAAGAAGAAAGGGGCAGAGCTGTGGCGGAATCCATCCCTTTACAGATTTGCACCTTCGTGCAATGCGATGTCAGTGATGAAAATCAAGTGAAAGCCATGGTGGATTGGACTGTCCACAAATACGGTCAGCTTGACATCATGTTCAGTAACGCAGGAACTGTTGGTAATTCAGGTCAAAAAATAATCGATCTTGATCTTTCCGAATTTGACAGGGTGATGAGAGTCAACGCACGAGGCATGGCAGCGTGTGTGAAGCACGCAGCACGAGCCATGGTGGAGAAGCGCGTTAGGGGGAGCATCATTTGTACAGGCAGTATCGCGGCAAGCAGGGGAGGACCCTGGCGGACTGATTATATAATGTCGAAACATGCTGTTTTAGGCCTAATGAGATCAGCTTCGAGGCAATTGGGTGAGTATGGAATAAGGGTGAATAGTATTTCACCATCTGCAGTGATGACGCCGTTGATGACCAAAGCGGAGCCAGAGACATCAATGAAGATTCTGAAAATGTATGGGCCACTGACTAGTTTGAAAGGTATTACATTGAATGTGAAGCACTTGGCGGATGCAGCTCTGTTTCTAGCTTCGGATGATTCTGCATTTGTCAGTGGACATGACTTGCTGGTCGATGGTGGCTTGATCAGTCTTCCAGATCCAAAGAGTTCGTTATGA